The Osmerus eperlanus chromosome 1, fOsmEpe2.1, whole genome shotgun sequence genome includes the window cccataatgtcggcagcatggatatttctctacagtgacaatttgtgaagaatttcaaaaaatgacttcaaatcagccattcatccaattgtcttgaaatgttgtgtacatgtatgaaatacatgtctgtgtcatgtcaattttgtaatggtttgcaatgctgaggaggaacccgccattgctgcctgcagctatatttcagcTTTGTTGTTGTATTTACGTATCTATGATTTGTAGGTGTACATTGAAGGGCATTTTACAACTGCTCCCCAATGGAAGGTCCCACAGTCACAATGTGGCAGGTCTGTCTAGTTCTTTCGGGTCTTTGAAATCTATCTTTAGATAAAGGATATTTATAAAAAGTATAAAGGATCATTATAGTCTGGAAAGTTGGTCTCAGCAAATAGAAAGAGTATTGTGCAACTAAAAaaaagtaatatatatatatgtttggtCAAGAATCTTTTCAGTTTTGAACAGTCATCATGTCATCCTTTTTTACCAAGGCAAGTTATGGTGGCTTGTGAAACTGCTTattctctctcacttcatctACTAGTGTCTTTCTATGTATCTCATGACTGTTGCCCCTCCTATCTgtcgctctgtctctgtctctctcttcctccctacaGCATATTGTGTTTGACTGACATAAACGACACTGGTTCTGGCGACTTTGGGCTGGCCCTGGAGAATCCGTGTGACCTGGATCAAGTTATAACCCCTGACCTCCAGAGAGTGTTCCTCCCTGTGGTCTACGGCTTCATCTTTGTCCTGGGCATCACTGGGAACGGCCTGGTGTTGATGGTGCTTGGCTGCAAGCGCAGGTGAGAATAAAGAAGACGATGACAAAGATGTTATATTAGTTTAGTCCTTTAGTAAGTTTAGTTAGTCACTTTGTACATTTTAATCttttgaaaaagaaagaacgaaagATCCGTACAttcgtttattgtatgcaccttcctgtcacagtaaattccttgtttgtgttacAACACATTACATGGCGGATAAAacacattctgattctgatgtagaAGATGACACACAGAGTGGTTTTATCTGATTGTCCCCAGGTCAAAATTGAGTCTGACAGACCGCTACCGGCTGCACCTCTCTGCTGCCGATCTTCTCTTTGTGCTGACGCTCCCGTTCTGGGCAGCGGATGCCGCACTGACGGACTGGCGTTTCGGATTAGGCAACTGTGTGGCCGTGCACGTCATCTACACAGTGTACCTGTATGGGAGTGTGCTCATCCTGGCCTTCATCAGTCTGGACCGCTACCTAGCCGTGGTCAAAGCAACAGACGCGCACACCTCACGCACGAGACAGCTACTGGCACGGAGACTGGTGTTTGTAGGTGAGCTACGTCTCTagtctaatctctctctctctctctctctctctctctctctctctctctctctctctctcgacgtgCCCATGCTTCAGATGTATGCACAGGGGTACATCTTCACTtgtattctcaatctcctgatCTAACCACCgaatctcctctttgtctcccctcacccctctccttttccaggAGCCTGGTCGCCTGCGGCTCTCTTGGCCGTGTCAGACATAGTGTTTGCCAGGACTTGGGAAGCAGGATATGGGACGATTGTGTGTCAGCGCTTATACCCAGCTGACAACGCTCCTCTCTGGGTGTCAGTGTTCCACCTGCAGCTggtgggtcattctgacccatcagtcattctgacccaccgtcgtattgcaacaactttaccgcatacaaaaacaaagtgaagcattttcttttaaccgttgggctgtctcagaccccccacattgcaaaggttaaccctcgtgctgccttcgggtcacatgacccaaaggttcataacgaaccatcgttgtgtttacccaattttacccaatacaaaaacaaataaaaataattttcttttaaccttcgcaatgtggggggtctgagacagcccaacggttaaaagaaaatgcttcactttgtttttgtatgcggtaaagttgtcgcaatacgacggtgggtcacaatgactgatgggtcagaatgacccgaagataacacaagggttaaaaaaattgtttttgtttttgtattgggtaaaattgggttaacacaacgatggttcgttatgaacctttgggtcatgtgacccgaaggcagcacaagggttaagctttcATCAAATATCATTCTCTTGTCTCCCTCTTCTATCACACTCACACCCCCTATATAATTACAGGAGAGTTTCATGGCaacctgggccccgttcgtcgtaagggttgaagctaagttaatcaattgtccctttagcccgttaacattagcgagatgagtgagaacagcaaatatcggttcgtcaacggctgatccgcatccaaatcatgtggttaatttcaatcaggctaaacttatcagggaaattgcacgtgcacgtcctacttcaaaaggcagttaaggtcgatcaccaaaaccgtgattttct containing:
- the LOC134021001 gene encoding C-X-C chemokine receptor type 4-like — translated: MVACETAYSLSLHLLVSFYVSHDCCPSYLSLCLCLSLPPYSILCLTDINDTGSGDFGLALENPCDLDQVITPDLQRVFLPVVYGFIFVLGITGNGLVLMVLGCKRRSKLSLTDRYRLHLSAADLLFVLTLPFWAADAALTDWRFGLGNCVAVHVIYTVYLYGSVLILAFISLDRYLAVVKATDAHTSRTRQLLARRLVFVGAWSPAALLAVSDIVFARTWEAGYGTIVCQRLYPADNAPLWVSVFHLQLVVLEESNNLLYISTLRTTIPSTLQISKMEEQSKTYYATLK